The following is a genomic window from Streptomyces lincolnensis.
CAGGTCGTGGGACTACGGCAATCTGCGCATCGACACCCTGGTCGCGCCGCTGTCCGTGCTGACCAACGTGCTGGGCCTGCTGCTCGCGGTCACGCTCGGCGGGGGCGGGCAGGGCGTGGAGGCGGTGGTGGTCGCCTTCACGTACTACACCAACGCGACGCGGATCATGTTCGAGTTCAACCAGATCTACCGTCGGCTGGAGAGCGCGATGACGGAGTCCGCGCAGTTCACCGAACTGCTGCTGACCCCGCCCACCGTGCTCGACCCGGTGACGCCGGAGCCGCTGGCGCCGCGGGCCGCCGACGTCCGCTTCGACGGGGTGACGTTCGCGCACGCGGGCGCGGACCGGCTCTTCGACGACCTCGACCTGACCGTGCCCAGCGGGGCGAAGGTGGGTCTCGTCGGCCGGTCCGGGGGAGGCAAGACCACGCTCTCCCGGCTGCTGCTGCGGATGACGGACATCGACGGCGGCCGGATCCTGATCGGGGGCCAGGACATCAGCAGGCTGCGCCAGGCGGACCTGCGCAGTCTGATCGCGTACGTGCCGCAGGACCCGGCGATGTTCCACCGCACCCTGCGCGAGAACATCGCCTTCGCCCGGCCGGACGCCACCGAGGCCGAGATCCGCCGTGCCGCCGAGGCCGCCCATGTCACGGAGTTCGCCGACGCGTTGCCCGACGGCTTCGACACCATGGTGGGCGAGCGGGGCATCAAGCTGTCCGGCGGCCAGCGCCAGCGGGTCGCGCTCGCCCGGGCGATCCTGCGGGACGCGCCGATCCTGCTGCTCGACGAGGCGACCAGCGCACTGGACTCCGAGAGCGAGCTCCTCGTCCAGGAGGCGCTGTGGCGGCTCATGGAGCGGCGGACCGCGCTCGTGGTGGCGCACCGGCTGAGCACGGTCGCGGGCATGGACCGGCTCGTCGTCCTCGACCGCGGCCGGATCGTCGAGCAGGGCACGCACCAGGAACTGCTCGCCTCGGACGGCGCCTACGCCAAGCTGTGGCAGCACCAGTCCGGCGGCTTCCTCGACGACACCTCCGAGCAGGCCGACCTGGTGTGAAGTAGTGAAGTAGTGCCCGGCGGGACCGCGGCGGACGGCTACGTACCGAGGAGGACGGTCATCTCCACGGTCACGTCGTCGCCCGCCGCGAGGCCGTGGGGGGTGCGTACGGCGTTCTTGAGCGGTAGCAGATAGGCGCCGTTCCTGGGGAAGAGCGAGGTCTCGAAGGAGGTTTTGCCGATCCGGGCGGTGACCGGGACGACACCCCAGCCGTAGGTGGCCATCGCGGCCACCTCGCGGATGTCGGACGACTCCTCGTCCGGCACGACGACGAAGTAGTACGGCGCGGGACCGCGCCATTCGATCACCGGTCCGGCGAAGACGAGATGCATGCGGTCAGTCTCTCCGATCGGGAGCGGCGGGGTCCCGGGTCACCCGGCCACCCAGGTGAGGCCGTCCTCCGAGGCCACGAGACCCCCGGGACGCACGGGGGTCTCGTCCTCCAACGGACCGCCGAGGAGCCCCCGTTCCTGGAGGACCGTGCCCTCCCGGAACACCTCGCGGAAGGTGGTGGACTCGTAGAGCGGATTGCGCAGGCCGTCGGAGTCCGGGAGCCGGCCCACGGCCCGGTCGAAGTCGGAGGCGGCCTCCGCCACGCGTGCCCCCGCCTGTCCGTCGCCACCGAGGGACGAGTCGCCGGAGGCCAGACCGCCGACCAGCTCGACGAACGACTCCAGTTCCGTGGTGCCCAGCCGGGTGACCTTGCGCGCCTTCCAGAAGTACGACCGCTCGTCCTGGTGCATGTCGTAGAAGGAGACCAGGAACTCGTGGAACAGGCCGTACTCGTGCCGGTAGCGGGTCTCGAACTCCTCGAACAGGCGCGCCTCGTCCACCGCTCCGGCGAGACCGCTGTTGAGGGAGCGGGCCGCGAGCAGGGCGCCGTACGTGGCGAGGTGGACGCCGGAGGACAGGACCGGGTCGACGAAGCAGGCGGCGTCGCCGACCAGGACCATGCCGGGCCGCCACAGCCGGGACTTCCAGTACGACCAGTCCTTGCGCACCCTGACCTGGTCGTACGGCGTCTCGGTGGCCCGGGGCACCCCGGTCAGGAGGTCCCGGACCTCGGGGCAGGCGTCGATCAGGCGCCGCCAGGCCGCCTCCGGATCACGTTGGATGTCGGCGGCGTTCTCCCGGCTGACCACCGCGCCCACGCTGGTGAGGTCGTCGCGGAGCGGGATGTACCAGAGCCAGCCCTCCTCGAAGGCGGCACAGAAGATGTTGCCGTCGTTCGGTGCGGGGAGCCGTGCGCCACCGGCGAAGTAGCCGAACACCGCGATGTTGCGGAAGAAGTCGGAGTACGTCCGCTTCCCGCCGACCTCGCCATGGATCCTGCTGCCGTTGCCGGAGGCGTCCACGACGTAACGCGCCCGCGCCTGACGCGACGCGCCGTCGGCGCCGGTCCACTCGACACCCCGGACCCGTTCCTCGTCGGCCAGGACGTCCTTGACGCGGCAGCCCTCCCGGACGTCCACGCCGAGCCGGCGGGCGTTGTCCAGCAGGATCTGGTCGAACCGGGACCGCTCGACCTGGTAGGCGTACGAGGTCGGATCGGCCAGCCGGGGGGAGAGCGCGAAGGAGAACTGCCACGGATCCCGGTTCCGGCCCCACCGGAAGGTGCCGCCGCGCTTCGGCTTGAAGCCCGCCCGGGCGACCTCCTCCTCGACACCCAGGATGCGGCACACACCGTGCACGGTCGAGGGCAGCAGCGACTCGCCTATCTGGTAGCGGGGGAACGTCTGCTGTTCCAGCAGGAGCACCCGGTGGCCCTTCAGGGCGACGGCCGACGCGACGGTCGAGCCGGCCGGGCCGCCGCCCACGACCACGACGTCGAACTCCTCCGTCGTCTGCGCCGGTCGGTTCGGGGACGTCATCGCTTTCCCTCCACTGTCGCCGGAATGTCGATCGTCGGCAGCGCGCTGATCCAGGTGCGGACGGCCGCCGCCGTGTCCCGGGCGTGCTCCCGCAGGAACGAGAAGTGGTCGCCGGGGACGTCGACGCTCTCGTGCGCCAGCGGCCAGGAGGTCCGCCACTCGTCCGGGCCCGCGCCCGCCGCCATCTCGGGAGTGGGCCGGGTGGCCCGCACCAGCAGGGTGGGGGTGGCG
Proteins encoded in this region:
- a CDS encoding ABC transporter ATP-binding protein gives rise to the protein MDAPIAREVPPGKGPVILALRYYGRELARLRWLTLPGMLLPALGNIGLYYIAPLVVAKLVGHIAGDTDTTVGAALPYLVAFAGVMLLAEALWRVGLHCLNRLDARGIENLYVIGMDELFAKDAAFFHDNFAGSLTKRVLSFASRFEQFVDTMTFNVVANFVPLLFGAVVLWRYEPLLVVGLLVMIAVTALCVAPLIRRRQRLVRRREEAIARVSGHVADSLMNMDTVRAFAAEDREAAEHRSRVAESRRLSLRSWDYGNLRIDTLVAPLSVLTNVLGLLLAVTLGGGGQGVEAVVVAFTYYTNATRIMFEFNQIYRRLESAMTESAQFTELLLTPPTVLDPVTPEPLAPRAADVRFDGVTFAHAGADRLFDDLDLTVPSGAKVGLVGRSGGGKTTLSRLLLRMTDIDGGRILIGGQDISRLRQADLRSLIAYVPQDPAMFHRTLRENIAFARPDATEAEIRRAAEAAHVTEFADALPDGFDTMVGERGIKLSGGQRQRVALARAILRDAPILLLDEATSALDSESELLVQEALWRLMERRTALVVAHRLSTVAGMDRLVVLDRGRIVEQGTHQELLASDGAYAKLWQHQSGGFLDDTSEQADLV
- a CDS encoding DUF1905 domain-containing protein — translated: MHLVFAGPVIEWRGPAPYYFVVVPDEESSDIREVAAMATYGWGVVPVTARIGKTSFETSLFPRNGAYLLPLKNAVRTPHGLAAGDDVTVEMTVLLGT
- a CDS encoding FAD-dependent oxidoreductase — its product is MTSPNRPAQTTEEFDVVVVGGGPAGSTVASAVALKGHRVLLLEQQTFPRYQIGESLLPSTVHGVCRILGVEEEVARAGFKPKRGGTFRWGRNRDPWQFSFALSPRLADPTSYAYQVERSRFDQILLDNARRLGVDVREGCRVKDVLADEERVRGVEWTGADGASRQARARYVVDASGNGSRIHGEVGGKRTYSDFFRNIAVFGYFAGGARLPAPNDGNIFCAAFEEGWLWYIPLRDDLTSVGAVVSRENAADIQRDPEAAWRRLIDACPEVRDLLTGVPRATETPYDQVRVRKDWSYWKSRLWRPGMVLVGDAACFVDPVLSSGVHLATYGALLAARSLNSGLAGAVDEARLFEEFETRYRHEYGLFHEFLVSFYDMHQDERSYFWKARKVTRLGTTELESFVELVGGLASGDSSLGGDGQAGARVAEAASDFDRAVGRLPDSDGLRNPLYESTTFREVFREGTVLQERGLLGGPLEDETPVRPGGLVASEDGLTWVAG